The following is a genomic window from Amphiura filiformis chromosome 4, Afil_fr2py, whole genome shotgun sequence.
gtcggaactcggaaatattgattttgagatatagccaaacaaaggacatatttccttttgtttcctgttgttttggaaactctttaattgctcatatctttggaactggatgttcaatttcaacgggattttctgcaaaatccagatttgtaaatgctttttactatcctatcagaaactgaaaatttaatatttccgagttccgactgattttgcttgatcgcatcacatatcagtATGCTTTTTCTGACAATTTTTAAAACTATTATGCAGCACTGCAGCCAGTGGCATTTTTAATTCGGCACTTACCTACTTTTTCATGGCCCCATCTCCAAATTTATATTGACACGTCGGGATATTTGTTATGTCGACATAATTTTGACCTAATGTTGACAACAGCACTACTATAGACAACCAAAATAATGCAAGTTTGGTGCTTCTTACAGAGCATGTATGGTTGATCTCCAATCTTCACCTGTGAAGTTTCATGTCAGTATTTGCATCCCTGTGATACCTGTTTATTGTAGGAGCCAACTATGTACATGCATTATAGAATACTGTGCGAATTCTAATAAACCTACTTTAGATTTGGGTTTACAAAATCCAAACAGCACAGCTTTTTACCATAAAATTTCAAagtgttaatgagaaaaatatgggcTTTCCACTGGATAACAAAATCTTTATGGAGCAAAATGGGGACGGTTCCCGATAGGTCCAAATATTATGGGGTCCAGTTGGACCCCATGATCTGTGAAATTTGTAATATATGGGGTCCCAAACAATTTTTTGGGGTCTTTAGACACAAATTCTGACACAGGTATCACATGTTAAATCTCAAATGATGGGGTCCAGGTGGAccccataattttcaaaatttgtaaaatatgGAGTCCATTATGATTTTACTGTGCTAAAAGAATGGGGATAAGGTTGATCAGATCATCATCCTTTTGTAATCGGTTTTTATAACAACAATAATGCTCAAGTCAAAATGTGTAGTGTGGCCTTATTTCTGTTATTTTTTAATGTACTGAAATTCCTTTCCTTaaagtatactgcgccaagaaagtatccttacacttggaaaaataatcacaatttcaaaactgaaccatattggggtaaatttctttttgttatagatgcactatctaatccggcacattttgacaccccattgaatccaatgtgacctcaagaagcaaagttacaagcatttgattagacgaaggtcccgttttaaaagtgacacactggcctattcaaaacttcacggactagacatttggtttgagagtggtaaatggctaatttgtgtgtgcctttaatttaaaacaaaaggaacaaaagaaaactgaaaccaaaagagctgacaaataaaatggaagttataaaaagtacagagaagtaaaaactgaaatgaatactgctttaaataaagtttcattgaagaaactgtgttgtctctttgttgcgcttgttggaatcttttttgcgccttgtataggccaatttgtcacttttaaaacaggaccttcgtctattcaattgcttgtaactttactttttgaggtcATATTGgcttcaatgtggtgtcataatgtgcaggattaaatagtgcatctattagttacaaaaacaaatttaccccaatatggttcagttttgaaattgtgattatttgcccaagtgtaaggatactttattggcgcagtataggttTGCTGCATTGGGCACTTCACAGGTCATGCAAAGAATATTGTAATCtggtttgaagaagaaaaaacttaacacaaaaataggtctttcCAGTCATTAAATAATTCACAGCCCCACTAACTTGATCATTGGCACATGGTCAAGCAAATAGAAGGCAGCTTTTAGCTCCAATCAATTTGAGGGGTTGGGATTTGAAACTCAATTTGAAGTCAATTCAgtggattttttttaataattggaCAAAATCAacactagagcaactgtgccctttgcaagggcacgaggtaagttaggcggatgattgtgacgatcaagcaatactgtgctgggtgctggatagtattaattttaataagactgtttcataaattgccgttttaatataccttgatcgtggaaagctggcattttgaaaacttgacctttgacctcattattgccccttaatgacctcaaatgaattttaaaatattttaaacatgtttaggatgtcataacgatcattgcatttaaatttcagctcaattggagcattttgaaaaaacttgacctttgacccctttatgaccccttaatgaccttaaataaattttaaaatattttaaacatgtttagaatgtcctaaggatcattgcatttaaatttcagctcaatcggagcattttcagttaaaatgaccttttttgacccctgcgaCCCTGGacgacctctgacgttaaacagcTCATAACTGTTGTAGCCAgccacccaatactgcttgtgactgagtttggtcgaaatccgatcaaggatgtggaagtagtagcaaattgtgagaagaaagaagaaagaggaagaaagaaatggcaagaaagaaataagttaggctgcccgcctaacttaattaAATAAAAAGGTGAAATTATTGATATCAAACAAActaacttaggccaaaaaaaaaaaaggtttgtctcaaagctcacgagaaatttaaaaacaaatgcgaaatgcgatttttttttttttattcccgacttttttcatggtattttgagaaaaaagtatgATTTCCGCctaaaaattttttattttttgaaataaaaaaaaatgtccgcatttgttttttgtcaaatcgtgggattttacaaacgcgcgcgcaagctttgagacaaaccttttttttgtttggccttagGCTTTGATAGCATCACAAAAGAGATAAGATTTCACAAAACAATTTTTTCTTCTGAAAATGTAACATTTATTAACAATTAGTAACAGGTTacttttgatcatattttttataaacacatcaaaagaaataagtccccctctgaaaatttcgtcataacatcgtaaagtaaaactttgtaccaataaaacttcttagaaataattatatgattgtttactaagtgttttgtgaaaatgaaagatatccatgacttcatggctgaatgaacccaaattgaagacaaaaactgccctttccaaaagtcacaaagtaggcctatgcttgttaactgcaaggtgtgttgggacaaggaatggaactggccatcttacaactcaatgtgctgaactctgcaccaatgggatttgcatggctgaatgatcaagaatcgatacacattacagtaaatgttcacttggtgaggagtttaaactgcactcaaacacatggggttttccattagtaacaagccatgaatcaacttttgtgacaagcataggcctactttgtgacttttgataaGGGcagttttgccttcaatttaggctcattcagccctgaaatcatggaaatctctcattttcacacagcacttagtaaacagtcatataattatttcaaagttagttttattggtacaaaacgaaaccttacaatgttatgacgacatgttcagaggggacttatttctttgaTGTGTTTACATTGCAAGAACAGTTACACTCAACAATTAGCCATCTACATTACTAAATGCCCATGTCTTCATGTAAGCTGctcatatattgggctattccacttgaaatccatacacccctatatatgacatgacctttatctcccacacagtgtgcatttcaaataacgttaaaaggtgagctgttgtaaactgcttatccacaaaaatagcctgttaagtaaaatttcaaagttttaggggcctgagctttcgatcctagcaggatctttatcaaaaggcagagaatttgaatttcaaataggcgattccatttgaaatctacacctttgTGGGCTTATTCAGGTCATTTATCTCCCATTGGGACTCGGGGGACCAGGAGTTTATGGaattcaactgggatagcccaatcATAACTGTCAATTAGCCACTGTCTGTTAATTAACCACTTGTTTTCTCCAACAATATTTTTCTTGACACACAATATTTCTGTTTAATTAATATATCATGAGCAGCTCTTTCCCACAAAACCTGATAAGTTAAGTAGAACCAGGAATCACCACACATAGCACTTATATCAAAGCATTAAATATCAAGAATTAAATGCCAACTTGAATCTCCTCTAcactatatatttttatattagatTTAGAAGTATACAATGTGGACTTTTGACCTTTTATCATGTATCAGAGAATCTTATTGTGCCAAATTTCTCAACATCATACATTCACTACATGGTTTAGACATATTACATAAGATGTGTCATATATCCCTGTTAAAACAAGCACTTTTACCAACAGTACACAATAACAAAACTTTACAAAAGCTAATATTAAAGGCCTGTGATCTGAtcaacagcctcacccccccccccttaatcaTATCCTAAACCAACATGGTTACCCCTTTTAATGGCAATCTAGTATTATATCACCTTTGACAGGTAACCTTAGAGAATAAACAAAACTGTTACTCTGTATGACACCAGGAGTCCATTTCAATAAACTTAACGAAGCTTCACAAGTCTCAAATCATTCAGTATCTTACTACGAAGTcgcaagttccatttcactaaacttacttacgaacggtacccttcataagtaatagggattttctACAGGGGCCCTTCATAacgttacgtctagtattgggtattcgtaactttacgagcagttacgaagggttaaaagtttagtgaaattgaCCCCATGTGGTTAAATACAAGACTGccatatttatattaattaacATCTAAGACCTGCAGAAGACAACATTTACAAAAGATGATTTGACATAAATATACATATATTTTATAATTAGAGCTCTTATATTATATAGgcaaacacacaaacagataTATATTTTGTCCACATAAAATTTACATTTGGAATGCTAGTATAAAAAGTGTAAAACGTTCACAGACAGTAAGAGTAAAATGGAATGTTCTAGATGAAGATGtatctattattatattattattagacTTGATTTCAACACAGTCTATTAGTGTATTTCAAACACATGACAGTATAAACTGGCAGGAATAAAATTTGAATCTCTAACATCAATTCATTACtgtgcaaatattaaaaaaattatgttcaagccTACGGCATGTGTACATTCTTTAAATCTGCAGAGAACTAGAAACGTCGCGGTTTTCGATGCAAGGCGTCgactgggatgcctccaccatggggcgatttaaatttATTATAACAGTTATTAAATCCTTGGATACCACCAATACATGAGGGTACCCATAATGCAGCAttgacccaagtttggttgcattaggaattaaactgttcatatgagaccaaatttacaaaagaaaatcccaaaatttggccctgaatgttgtctgtacccaccaagttcggacacggaagctcggacattgcaaaaacagtatgcctcgcggtggaggcataaaaatgaagaaaatatgctTAGTGCATTAAAATTGATAATCTGTATATTTACAAGCACTGCATGTAATACATTTTCTTGTAAATCATTGCAATAGTACTGCTACTGGTTCCAATTTTCTGACCCATTCaaattaatgaataaattaatacTGTCATTGGTATAGTTTAAGTATATTTACCTTTGACAAAACTCAAAGCTCAGACTAAATTGACTTGACCTTGGAAAAATCTAAAATACCCACTCACTCATCCAGAGCTTGACCTTCCTCGAGTCACTGTCAGTAAAGCAAAATCAAAGTTACCAAACAAATGTGCATGTtaatattttaagatatttagtAAACAGTTTTTTCACAGTTCTGTTACAGCTAAAATGTTACATTAATTGGTAAATAAAACTACCAAGATACTCAATTTAATTAGTTTGAATACTTTTTTGTAACACACAATACAATTAAAACAACAcactcatttattttttttaagtagGATATAAAAGGGTTACAATTCTGATTGGCACACTACACTATAAGTATAGGTGGCACAACTTAATACAAAATcactttgttaattttttttttgagtgaAAATGCTGATATATGGATTCTGTGTTTCACTACCAGAAGTCAGTCAGTacagaaattccttcccacaaagTAATACACCGCATACAGCTATTGCCTTTGCAAAAACTATGAGCATAAAATAGGAGGTTTCATAGCACTTAACTAACCATAATAAAACCAATACAAAAGAtacataaaaaattttaaaatagaaaatACAAGGAGAAAGCGAATGCAAAAGTAAAATGAATAAGCTCAAGAGTTAATCCATCTCATTCGTATTACAACATGCATgttgtattgtgggaaggaattctGGTCAAATTGAGTTCCAAAGGAGAACCGCAGGATCCACATATTTCTGAAcacaatatgccttttgtttgcaGACAAGGGCGACATAGACACTATTGCTGTTTTTAATGGAATTAATAAACCAATttaggttactccttcatgtaattatacacaaaattagggttagggttagtttagggttaggattagggttaggattagggttaggattagggttaggattagcttacacgaaataattacatgaaggatcgaccaagtTTTATGTAAATTGCTTACAATTGATTGGAAGTCATAAATAATGATGACAAGTCCctatattaatatattaatacAACTACACTAAAAGGGAAGTGATTACTCCTTAACAAAGGAATAAGCAAcacatataatgaaagacagagataaaaagactagttcgcatctgaaattctgacaaccaGACAGAAAATGCAGTACagtgcaggtcggcaaccaatcacggagCGCCTTTGCCATTCCATCAgatgcgatttagtcttttttatctgtctttcattataactgTACAGCAATAATTGGAATTGTTTTACAAGTCATGTGTCATCATTTCTTCACTGGATTCTAATCTAtactaagtatttcttggccaaactggaacgcTATAAACACTGTTGGtgccgcgataaacacacacgaatatagcgcggtacagaagaaagcatacacgcgccttacattgcgtacacgcttaaatagtacgctacatggatgcaatgcgcatgttccagtttggccaagaaatacttagtaGTTTCCATTTGCAGCTGAATGCTTCCattaaacacacacaaaattatactTGACTTTCAGAAAACTGCACACCTATAGAGTTTTCATATAATTAGTCCCTTCCAGCCATTGATGATGTTTTGGCTAAGCTAACTACAATTAGGCCAGATCAATTAGAAAAGTGGAAAACTGAGAGCAAGGCAAAAGTTGTTAGTTTCACCTTCACAGTATTCAAAGTTACTTCTATGcagattaaaatgagcaaaaCACTGAATGTAAATTGCTTGCATTGTACCACTTTGATATTCCTTTTAAGTTATAGTTACTTGGCTAAGTAACTTTTGAATACTGTGCAAATGTAGTTTGCGCAACTTTTGCCTTGCTGTCAGTTTCCGCTTTGCTAATTTCAGCCtgattggagttagcagagccaaaatGCCATCAACGCCAGGAAGGGGTCAAATGCCAATTATATGAAAACTCTATAAAATAGTAAGTATGATTTATGCAgcatatgtatacatgtacataatattaCTCTTGTAAATATACAAAAATTGAATTCATGTAGGaattacattttcaatttttcatcaGAATAAATCGCAAATAATTAGACAAATTCACTTCCACCAAATTCTGCAGCACATCAGATCTGCCTGACTAGCAAGCAATATTTAAAAGTATCAATGTATCGTACAAGAATCTTAAAATGATGCAAGTAGATTAAGAACATTTTAGGAGAATCTAAAATGATGCAAGTAGattagggatggggtatgagcgtttggacagtatttattgtgggacattagagcacatcagacatatcgaattgcattctgaatacatagaatgtctttctgatatcaaataattttgattttttaaaatttgcaatgtaatacacattttatgacaaatgattaaaaattgatatttttgatatttaacagtactcgaagtaaactttataaatctgatgatttatacttcaagtgtatgttagtgggatgaaaagccaacgatcaattgaaaattttgacctttcgtattgaagatatggatttttttcccaaaacaccaaaaaaataggtctttttggggaaaaaagccatatcttcaatatgaaaggtcaaaattttcaattgatcgtcgggtttttcctcccagctacatacactttacttaatatatcattagatttataaaatttactttgaggactgttatatatcgaaaaagtgaaaaatatcaaattttaataatttgtcataaaatttgtattatattgtgaatttcaaaaatgaaaattatttgatatcagaaagacattcttcgtattcagaatgcaatcgatatgtctgatgtgctctcatgtcccacaaaaatactgtcaaaaacgctcattccagatcccttaagaacatTTTAGGAGCATTTAAAATGGTCCCAAtgaatttcaattttataatttgattgcacttgacatgccaaaatatcaatttttattataCAAATGTAAATAAGAAGTATTGCAATTATGTTAAAGTAAGAATTATGGAAAAGATGTGTATGCATTTTTCTGGAGATAGACTTAGTAGATAAAATCTGTACATTTTATTGCATAtcaataatttgaattttttgttcATTTGGGGAATTATTTCTTGGTGTCTTTGAGAACCCCTGAGAGCCAGTCAAGCCCTTCATATAGACCGTCTCCACTGGTAGCACATGTAGCCTGGATGTACCATTTACGATGTCTCAATGAGTGCAGTCCTAATTTGTCAGTCACTTCAGCAGCATTCATGGCATTTGGTAGATCCTGGTAGCAGATGAAAAATATGAATAGTTAAATAGCTTATCAAATTATGATTTGAAACATCTTTGTGTTTTAAGAACTAAACTTTCCTTTTGAGACAAtatcagagggctgagctttccaCTGATACTCTAAAGACATCATCGGTCCATAAAAGGTCACCCCATAACAATGTTGATCACCCTCCACCAATATCAaatcagcggcgtagctgggaatAGACacattttgccaggcttattgataataatcgtatgataTTGcatatatcgtatggattccccatctctctgccctcctctccctctctctctctttttcctctttctcctccttttcctcttttttttccttgcactaggggcggggcatAAAtcggcaattgcccccccccctgcagctacgccactgtatcaAATTCATTCATCATTGCATTATAGGTACTGCAGTCaataaatgaaatttcagtcaaaatatgcaaaatgcatgtaacataatattattgtcaataatcATATGCAGATAATATAATACAAACTATTCAGCAACAGAGGTCATCATACTCTATCACCCTACAAAGTTTGAGATTAATCCGCTATTGATGAAGGAGGAGAGCTATGATGTACTTATTGACACATGAtgaaaattatttattataatttacaAAGTACACTGACATTTTCTATATGtcacaaataaaaacattacttACTAGAAGTTGGTTTCATTTTTTCAATAATCATGTTTTTCATAATCTTTAAAGTTTCATGTAATAATCATAACGATAATGAGCCTAATATTGTATACATGCAAATCGAATGATCCTTTAAACTTAAATTTGCATAATATGCAATGTTAGGCACATTCTCATTTTAGGATATTTAAAGAAAGATTTGATCTTTCCCACttcactatactttgatcagctcgtaatcggcgggaattttaacatcgcggataaatatcaacatattttattttgagaattgtcttgtgacacctcgccagaaaaatcacaaattattaattcaagtcctatacttgtctactttctttaacatgcacatttTAGATCTTCCAGATGAAAAAATATAACtcttaacgtggatctactttttcggcgtagtggcaaaagcctaacaattcctgccgattacgagttgatcaaagtATAGAGAAAGATCTTAGGCGATCAAATGTCATTGTTTTTATTTTAGACAAACAAAAAAAGAaccacaaaaaaaaccccaagatATTCACAAAAGCTAACCTGTTTGTTGGAGAGTACTAGAAGGACAGCATCTTTGAGTTCATCTTCTTGCAGCATTCTGTTGAGTTCATCTCGGGCTTCCCCTATTCTCTCTCTGTCGTTACTATCTACCACAAATATCAAACCTgaacaataaaagaaaacacataacaGGTGAATGCTTGAATATCAAGAGTGTCCAACATTACTTTCACCATTGTGCCAATCATTGAGCTGAGGAACCTGCACACCATTTCTTGTCAAATCTCATACAATAAATTATTAGGGCTATTGTCGACAAGGCAATGTTATGAGTCGAACAAACTTTAAGACTCACCCCTTAGGTTATGCAGGGTGACAACTTATGGAAAGTGGAGGCCTACATACCTGGCCTCACTTTCCTAGGACAGGAAGCAGTGAGTCCAGGTATGTAATAGAACTGAACTGAAGCAGTACATTCAGAAATACTTGACATTGGTAACAATGAAAAgtgctagtagtagtagtaagccCCATCTAATCATTAAGTACTGTGAGGATATTActcttaaaggaaatctgtaccataaactaatcaatggctatatagttgcagtaataataaaaacaacaaacagtaaaagttccaagcttatatacgtccaaataaattccttacgacgatcagcGGTCAGTTTAcaatccatggtggctgccagatgtattttttattacgctgtaacggaaatccgtgccacaagcctcgtccctcgtgaactttggtgacacgaagcgaatactaccaaagttcagatttaacatttgttcaaaagaaaacgcaacAATTTTTACctataaaactacagaagaacataaaaaaatgtattttaagtaatatgatCACTGATCATTTGATCagtgtaaaaacagcactaaaaaccaaaattcgctgtgggggtcgcgaatgccataagGCAACACACGCTCGAAGGTAGCcgagggtctgtgtgaaaggttacactaccgcttgtggcagaaaggattcgcaagcagctatcatggtggcttccttgaatcgcagaaacgaaggattaatggtgctttttctttgttaggactTAGGAATATTCCTAAATTCATATAGACCgcctggtatgtttaatttaggggtaccgggtatataactatattagccattgattagtttatggtacagatttcctttaacctACCTTGTGTGTTTTGGAAGTAATGTCTCCATAGCGGTCTGATTTTGTCCTGACCACCTACATCCCATACTGTGAAACTGATGTTTTTGTATTCCACTGTCTCCACATTGAAACCTGTGAGGATTATGAGGAATAAAAACATAATTTAATGAAGTCATTCAGTCGTTTGGGGGAATCGATTATGGTGATCACTTGTTTCTTAAGCATTTTAAGGTATCTAGGACAATTAATTTTTGAGGACATAGATCTTATTAGTGCATGACCAATATGTTTGAAGCACATATTTGCAATTGAATGCcaattttatgaaaaacaaattgcatttttttttaccaCAAGCCTAAATCTGAATAAAAACTGAAGTAGTGCCCTCAAGTACCACTCTCTCCATAGACTAGCATGTAAACCGTGACGTAAAacccattttacaaaaatgcctgCCCATCTTTGTTTTCATAAAAACTGCAATATCATGTTTTTCAAACATAGGGGTGTGTCATGCGATTTAATTCTAAAATTAAGACCTTGCCCAAAATTATAACTTTGAATTCAACaaaagtttttgtttgtttgtttgtttgtttggtttaaacggtcgctcgtgtggagacacgcttgggtcctgatgggaccaggctcaaacacaatgttcaagccaggctaaaaagcctatagcatgctggcctgtatggaaagagaagtgagaaacagatttgaagacaaagaacaaggaaaagaaggctactcccaacaatcaagttaacaattttactgtcagcctttgagCAAGAATTTAAGCAAGAATTTAACGTAGATCAGAGAAAAGGGACCTTGAAAAACTCTTTCAGTCACTGTACCCTTCTCAGCCAGACAGAGCTGTATAACTGCTACACTTGTGCAAACATATTTGGCTACACAAACACTTACCAATGGTTGGGATGGTGGTGACAATTTCTCCCAGTTTAAGTTTATAGAGGATTGTAGTTTTACCAGCAGCATCCAAACCCACCATCAATATCCTCATCTCTCGCTTACCAATCAAATTCTTGAATAAACTACTGAAGATTCCTCCCATGATGAATGTAATTATTTACTTGTTGTTCCTTACtataaatctataaaaaaaacagtgaaagaatttttcaattttaaaatacaGCAGAAGCAATACCGGTAGTCCCTGGTGGGGTTGTAACCTTGAATGGTGGTTATGcaaaaaacaaattgtttggttgccttgAGTACACTTCTGTCAGGCCTTGCTGTTAGAGGTGAGCGATCGCTCTCACTCGCCACCGCTCGTCCATACTCAATTTCTAGCGAGTAATTTTACACTCGTCATAGATACTAAATATCGCTCGGACGCTCGCTGCGAATCACAATTTTACCCAATTTGCATTCAAGTTTTAGCACATCAATATTATTCATTTGGTATATATTGTAATGAATGAGCCTTAATTCCTGAAGAAGAGGTTAAATTCAACACCCGTATTTCATATTGGTATGAATGATCTGTCAGACTTAGAGAGTGATTCTACCACTACATAGTACTacagagtgattcgaccactcgcctagcatcatgctagcgagcgattgaccactcgcctttaaaatctagacgcaAGGCCTGTACTATACCTGGTCccatgtacccatacctagtgtatgggtacatggtattactatacctcataaatatttattaggta
Proteins encoded in this region:
- the LOC140149956 gene encoding ADP-ribosylation factor 1-like 2 gives rise to the protein MGGIFSSLFKNLIGKREMRILMVGLDAAGKTTILYKLKLGEIVTTIPTIGFNVETVEYKNISFTVWDVGGQDKIRPLWRHYFQNTQGLIFVVDSNDRERIGEARDELNRMLQEDELKDAVLLVLSNKQDLPNAMNAAEVTDKLGLHSLRHRKWYIQATCATSGDGLYEGLDWLSGVLKDTKK